Within Desulfobacter sp., the genomic segment TGATATTGAGGCTCATGGCGCCGGGATGGGCAATGAGCTTGGGAGTCCCCTTAAAATACGGGGCAAGCCTTTGGGTCATCGCTGCGGTCCGGTTGACCAGGTCAACTGAGGCCCTTCTGATTCTTTCGTCGGTGCTGCAAAGGTCCATAAGCTCCCCGTCCATGTATTCGGCGGCATGGACCACAAGTTCCTGGGGGTACTCCATTTCCAGGACAAAGGGCTGCTCCAGATCTTTTTCCGCCAGATGAATTTCAATCACACGTGGGTTGAACCCAACCATTTCTTGGAAATCGGTAAAGCGGGCGATCAGCCCCCACCGGCTCTTAAAATTCTTCCCAATGTCAGAGGCACCGTCCCCTTCCCCGGCAATATCCTTTTCCAGAAAAAGTCCTCCTTCTTCTATATCCCGATTCAGGACCCGGCCCAAAAGGTCATCCATGGCCGAAGGGGGAAGCCCTTTGCCCGGCCCTTTGACCCGTACCATGTCCCTGTCCACCCGGGTTCCCTTGGAAAGGAAGGAAGCCGCCGTAAGGCTTTTACCGAACACCTCCCGGTTGACCACCTCTCCCCTGAGCAGGAAACGGTCCTCCGTGGCCATGGCCTGGTCGGCGATCCTGATATCCCGGACCATCCGCTTAAATTCATAGGGTTCCAGGCTGATCTTATGATCCGGCCCGTCCATGGTTTTGTCCAGGGTGATATGCTTTTCAATGATGGAGGCACCCATGGAGGCGGCGACCAGGGGGATGGTAATGCCGATGTCATGGCCGGAATATCCCACCGGCGCCTGAAATTTTTTGAGCCAGGTGATCATTTTCAAGTTCACCTCCCTTGGCCAGACGGGATAGGCACTGCGGCAATGGAGCAGGGCAAAATCAGCCCCTTCTTCCTTGAGCAGCCCCACCGTCATTTCGATCTCTTCACGGTAGGACATTCCCGTGGACACGATCATGGGCTGTTTTTTCAGGGCTACATGGGCGAGAAGATCCAGATTGTTCAAATCCGCCGAGGCGATTTTATACCCGTCCACCCCTAAGGCTTCAAGGAAATCTGCACTCTCCTTGTCAAAAGGGGTGCATAAAAAATCCATTCCCCTTTCTGTGGCCTCCCCCCTAAGATCCCCATAGTCAGATTCTGACAATTCCACTTTTTGAAGCAGAGGGATCATGTACTGAAAATGCTGTTCGTATTTTCCGGGATCATTGAGCATATCCTCGGGGTAAAGGCTTTCCAGGCATCTTTTCTGGAATTTCACGGCATCGGCACCGGCCTCATGGGCCGCGGAAATGAGTTCCCTGGCCATGCCGGCATCGCCATTATGGTTGATACCGATTTCGGCAATGATATAAGTGGGGCGGTTTTCGCCGACCTCTCTTCCATTGATATGAATTATTGGGCAGCTCACACTCTCTCCTCCAGAGTCCTTTCCCAGTATTCCAAAAGGTCTTCCAGAGTCCGGCTGAAGGGGATCCGGGGCACCCACCCTGTTACCGAACAAAACTTTTTATTGTCACAAACCATGGCCGGAATATCAGAGGGCCTCATCCGATCAGGGTCCGTCACGACCCGAACCTCTGCATTCGATATCTCGATCAGTTCTTTGAGCACATCTTTCAGCAGCCTGGGCCGGCCGGACCCGATGTTATACACCTCTCCGGCCCTTCCATATTCAAGGGCCATCCAATAGGCCCGGGCCGCATCCCTGAAATCCGTAAAATCTCTCCGGGCCTCAAGATTGCCCACCTCAAGGACCGGATCCTGTCTGCCGGCGTTAATCAAGGCAATCTGCCGTGCAAAACTGGCCAGGGCGAATGTTGTACTCTGCCTTGGGCCGGTGAGATTAAAAACCCTTACCCTGACAATATCCATCCCGTAGCTTTTATGGTACTGAAAACCCAGCATATCCTGACTGACTTTACTCACGCCATAGGGGCTCAGGGGTTTGAACCCCTGGGTTTCAGCCACGGGAAGCTCATCCTCGGAAACCAGTCCGTACGCCTCCGAACTGCCGGTCACCAGGATACGGGTATTCAGATCCAGCCGTTTCACCGCTTCAAACAGGTTCAACTGGCAAGTAATATTATTGGTAATGGTCTGGTGGGGATTTTTCCAGGAATCGTCAACAGAAGTTTCCGCAGCCAGATGAAAGATCCGGTCCGGCCTGACCTTGTGGATCACCCCGTCCACCCCATGGGCGTCCATGAGGTCGCAGTTGTGCAGCACCAATTCTTCTTCGATACCGGAAATGAACCGCCGGCTGTCTCTCCACCGTATGGTGCCGTGGACCTCTACCCCCGGCCTGTTCAATAGATACTCGGCCAGGTGGCTGCCCGTCATTCCTGTTATGCCAGTTACCAATACTTTCATATCTAAAACCTTGCAACGACCTTAATCCGAATATTTTCGTCCACATTGTCCTTGAGTGCCTCAAGTATTTCATTCTGCCTGGCAAAGGAGGTGATAAGCAATGCGTCGGGCCGGATCTTATTGATCCGGGAGGGTGCCTGGATCACCATGCCCCAGAAGAGGGTGCCAACTTTCTGGGAATCGTTGTCCACCACGCCGGTAACGGCAAGTTCTGTTCTCTGCACGGCTGAATAGACCACCTCAGCTGTATCCGAGGCCCCGTAAAGGACTATTGTACGAATTCCCTCACGATAGCATTCGTCCAGCAATTCCTTTATTTCCCTTCGCACACCGGCATAGAATTGAACAATTTCAGCTGAAAAAGACAGAAAATGCCGCGCCACGTATTCCCTGCCCCCAGATGTAAGGTGGTAGGCCATGGTACGATTGGATTCCCCCGATACGGTTAACATCCCGTCTCCGACGAGTTCCTTGATGTAATTATTTACCATGGAACTGCTCAAGCAGGTTTCACAGCCCAACTGTTTCTGGGAAACATTTGGATTTTTCTTA encodes:
- a CDS encoding GDP-mannose 4,6-dehydratase; translation: MKVLVTGITGMTGSHLAEYLLNRPGVEVHGTIRWRDSRRFISGIEEELVLHNCDLMDAHGVDGVIHKVRPDRIFHLAAETSVDDSWKNPHQTITNNITCQLNLFEAVKRLDLNTRILVTGSSEAYGLVSEDELPVAETQGFKPLSPYGVSKVSQDMLGFQYHKSYGMDIVRVRVFNLTGPRQSTTFALASFARQIALINAGRQDPVLEVGNLEARRDFTDFRDAARAYWMALEYGRAGEVYNIGSGRPRLLKDVLKELIEISNAEVRVVTDPDRMRPSDIPAMVCDNKKFCSVTGWVPRIPFSRTLEDLLEYWERTLEERV
- a CDS encoding N-acetylneuraminate synthase family protein, which codes for MSCPIIHINGREVGENRPTYIIAEIGINHNGDAGMARELISAAHEAGADAVKFQKRCLESLYPEDMLNDPGKYEQHFQYMIPLLQKVELSESDYGDLRGEATERGMDFLCTPFDKESADFLEALGVDGYKIASADLNNLDLLAHVALKKQPMIVSTGMSYREEIEMTVGLLKEEGADFALLHCRSAYPVWPREVNLKMITWLKKFQAPVGYSGHDIGITIPLVAASMGASIIEKHITLDKTMDGPDHKISLEPYEFKRMVRDIRIADQAMATEDRFLLRGEVVNREVFGKSLTAASFLSKGTRVDRDMVRVKGPGKGLPPSAMDDLLGRVLNRDIEEGGLFLEKDIAGEGDGASDIGKNFKSRWGLIARFTDFQEMVGFNPRVIEIHLAEKDLEQPFVLEMEYPQELVVHAAEYMDGELMDLCSTDERIRRASVDLVNRTAAMTQRLAPYFKGTPKLIAHPGAMSLNIKLDKAELKENLLKSLDEIDCRGSRLLLENLPPYPWYFGGAWKGNYFMDAEGIASFCEETGIKIVFDISHAALYCNAKQKDLGDFISIVYPHIRHIHMGDAYGLDGEGMQIHEGDIDFKRIMPLFAEYRDSWVPEVWRGHLNQGQGFFTAIKRLSRYDF